The following are encoded together in the Culex pipiens pallens isolate TS chromosome 1, TS_CPP_V2, whole genome shotgun sequence genome:
- the LOC120417218 gene encoding muscle-specific homeobox protein tinman isoform X1, whose translation MLQQGYYDVVVQTHSEVSSGSSESNNNTPFSVKDILNLVGQNAAAAAAAEADYLGCQMESSSSHLGLTYSGYDNTYPTHNDPYQMIPHGYIPASHSSSHHHDYTNYSPSPTACYDYNTPATPTHPPHYHHPHGGHPSAVLPPYSSYPSNQHLHPHHHQQQQHPQPSTSPSSSSPMLSSGTIPGTHQLSSSDIDPMSLGVIVDTKDCLFHIEEVRSINPSAAEAGIASGSSTPQTPTRKSNDETPFTPSSSSSSRVTSEHVQELDSLCQMNNASGEEEAMKKECNSQLVTSSRCELRKNGKLRAKRKPRILFSQGQVLELERRFRQQRYLSAPERETLAGMLKLTPTQVKIWFQNRRYKSKRIQIENATAVKEAASVSKEAAEKLKDVSMEFPEDSVGGYSGGFGSAMAAVPPPPPYPAYGVQYDQYGPPPNPYYDQKGYW comes from the exons ATGCTGCAACAGGGCTACTACGATGTGGTCGTGCAGACACACTCGGAAGTGTCGTCCGGAAGTAGTGAGTCGAACAATAATACGCCCTTTTCCGTGAAGGATATCCTGAATTTGGTGGGCCAGAAtgcagcggcggcggcggcagcggAAGCGGATTACCTCGGATGTCAGATGGAAAG CTCATCATCCCACCTGGGCCTAACCTACAGCGGATATGACAATACCTACCCCACCCACAACGACCCCTACCAAATGATCCCCCACGGTTACATACCTGCCTCCCACTCTTCGTCCCACCATCACGACTACACAAACTACAGCCCATCCCCAACGGCCTGCTACGATTATAATACCCCTGCAACGCCTACTCATCCTCCCCACTACCACCACCCTCACGGAGGTCATCCTTCAGCGGTCCTTCCACCGTACAGTTCTTACCCCTCTAACCAACACCTACATCCCCAccaccatcagcagcagcaacatccACAGCCCTCTACCTCCCCCTCCTCCTCATCCCCAATGTTGTCATCCGGAACGATTCCCGGCACACACCAGTTGTCATCGTCCGACATAGACCCCATGTCTCTGGGGGTCATCGTCGACACCAAGGATTGTCTGTTCCACATCGAAGAGGTCCGCTCGATTAACCCGTCGGCTGCGGAAGCGGGTATCGCCTCCGGGAGTTCAACCCCACAAACCCCAACCCGAAAGTCCAACGACGAAACGCCCTTCACTCCGAGCAGTTCGAGCAGCTCGCGGGTCACGTCGGAACATGTACAGGAGTTGGACAGCTTGTGCCAGATGAACAACGCAAGTGGAGAGGAAGAGGCGATGAAGA aagagtGCAACTCCCAGCTGGTCACCTCGTCCCGTTGCGAACTCCGCAAGAACGGCAAGCTCCGTGCCAAGCGGAAACCCCGAATTCTGTTCTCCCAGGGCCAAGTGCTGGAACTGGAGCGACGCTTCCGGCAGCAGCGCTACCTGTCCGCTCCGGAACGGGAAACGCTCGCCGGAATGCTGAAGCTAACGCCCACCCAAGTCAAGATCTGGTTCCAGAACCGACGGTACAAATCCAAGCGGATCCAGATTGAGAACGCAACCGCTGTGAAGGAAGCTGCGAGCGTCAGCAAGGAGGCGGCGGAAAAGCTCAAGGACGTTTCGATGGAGTTTCCGGAAGATTCGGTTGGTGGTTACTCGGGAGGGTTTGGAAGTGCCATGGCAGCGGTTCCGCCGCCACCGCCCTATCCGGCGTACGGAGTGCAGTACGACCAGTATGGACCACCGCCGAATCCGTACTATGACCAGAAGGGATACTGGTAA
- the LOC120417218 gene encoding muscle-specific homeobox protein tinman isoform X2, with protein sequence MIPHGYIPASHSSSHHHDYTNYSPSPTACYDYNTPATPTHPPHYHHPHGGHPSAVLPPYSSYPSNQHLHPHHHQQQQHPQPSTSPSSSSPMLSSGTIPGTHQLSSSDIDPMSLGVIVDTKDCLFHIEEVRSINPSAAEAGIASGSSTPQTPTRKSNDETPFTPSSSSSSRVTSEHVQELDSLCQMNNASGEEEAMKKECNSQLVTSSRCELRKNGKLRAKRKPRILFSQGQVLELERRFRQQRYLSAPERETLAGMLKLTPTQVKIWFQNRRYKSKRIQIENATAVKEAASVSKEAAEKLKDVSMEFPEDSVGGYSGGFGSAMAAVPPPPPYPAYGVQYDQYGPPPNPYYDQKGYW encoded by the exons ATGATCCCCCACGGTTACATACCTGCCTCCCACTCTTCGTCCCACCATCACGACTACACAAACTACAGCCCATCCCCAACGGCCTGCTACGATTATAATACCCCTGCAACGCCTACTCATCCTCCCCACTACCACCACCCTCACGGAGGTCATCCTTCAGCGGTCCTTCCACCGTACAGTTCTTACCCCTCTAACCAACACCTACATCCCCAccaccatcagcagcagcaacatccACAGCCCTCTACCTCCCCCTCCTCCTCATCCCCAATGTTGTCATCCGGAACGATTCCCGGCACACACCAGTTGTCATCGTCCGACATAGACCCCATGTCTCTGGGGGTCATCGTCGACACCAAGGATTGTCTGTTCCACATCGAAGAGGTCCGCTCGATTAACCCGTCGGCTGCGGAAGCGGGTATCGCCTCCGGGAGTTCAACCCCACAAACCCCAACCCGAAAGTCCAACGACGAAACGCCCTTCACTCCGAGCAGTTCGAGCAGCTCGCGGGTCACGTCGGAACATGTACAGGAGTTGGACAGCTTGTGCCAGATGAACAACGCAAGTGGAGAGGAAGAGGCGATGAAGA aagagtGCAACTCCCAGCTGGTCACCTCGTCCCGTTGCGAACTCCGCAAGAACGGCAAGCTCCGTGCCAAGCGGAAACCCCGAATTCTGTTCTCCCAGGGCCAAGTGCTGGAACTGGAGCGACGCTTCCGGCAGCAGCGCTACCTGTCCGCTCCGGAACGGGAAACGCTCGCCGGAATGCTGAAGCTAACGCCCACCCAAGTCAAGATCTGGTTCCAGAACCGACGGTACAAATCCAAGCGGATCCAGATTGAGAACGCAACCGCTGTGAAGGAAGCTGCGAGCGTCAGCAAGGAGGCGGCGGAAAAGCTCAAGGACGTTTCGATGGAGTTTCCGGAAGATTCGGTTGGTGGTTACTCGGGAGGGTTTGGAAGTGCCATGGCAGCGGTTCCGCCGCCACCGCCCTATCCGGCGTACGGAGTGCAGTACGACCAGTATGGACCACCGCCGAATCCGTACTATGACCAGAAGGGATACTGGTAA